The Streptomyces sp. NBC_00597 DNA segment GCCGAACTGCGCGGGGCATTGGCCCTCGGGATCGCCGTCAACGCCGACAGCCGACAGGAACTGGAACGCCTGGACGGGCTCGTCGCCGCAGCCCCCACCACGTCCCCCATCGGGATCCGGATCAACCCGCAGACGGGCGCCGGCGCCATCGACGCCCTGTCCACCGCCACCGCGACCTCGAAGTTCGGGATCGCGCTGCGCGATCCCGGAGCGCGCGCATGGATCGTACGGGCCTTCCTGGAGCGGCCGTGGCTGACGCGGCTGCACATCCACTCGGGCTCCCAGGGCGTACCGCTGTCCCTGATCGCGGAAGGCGTGCGGGAGCTGTACGCCCTGGCCGAGGAGATCAACGCGGCGGCCGGGCGCCGCCAGGTCGACACCCTCGACATCGGCGGGGGCCTGCCGGTGAACTTCGCGTCGGACGCCCAGGCCCCGGCGTACGCGGAGTACGTGGCTGCCCTCCGGGAGGCCGTCCCGGCCCTGTTCCGCGGCCGCTACGGCCTGGTGACGGAGTTCGGCCGGTCCCTGCTGGCCAAGCACGGGCTGGTGCTCTCCCGCGTCGAGTACACGAAGACCACCGGGGGCCGTCCGATCGCGCTCACCCACGCAGGGGTCCAGCTGGCGACCCGTACGGTGTACGCGCCGGCGGCGTGGCCGCTGCGGATCCTGCCGTACGACGCGAAGGGCACCCCGAAGACGGGCCCGCCCGTCGCCCAGGACATCGCGGGCCCGGCGTGCTTCGCGGGCGACCTGCTGGCCACGGCCCGGGAGCTGCCGGAACTGGCCCCGGGCGACCTGATCGCGGTCCCGGACACGGGCGCGTACTTCTTCACGGCCCACTACGGCTACAACAGCCTGCCCCGCCCGGCGGTCCACGGCTTCACGACGACCCCGTCGGGCACGGTCCGCTTCGCCCCGGCCCGCCCTGCCCAGTCGCTGCCGGAGCTGGCCTCGGAGTCCGGGGCCGCCTTCCGCGACGCCCTGCTCTGACCCCGGCCGGGGCCGCGGCGGGCCCAGCAGCCGAAGTCGGCGGTCCGGGCTCAGTCCGGGTCGGACAAGGTGGCCGCCAGGGCCGGGGTGAGGCCGGCGACGACGGCCTCCGGGGTCAGGGAGGTCACCGCGGGCAGGCGCAGCAGATAGCGGGTCAGTCCCAGCCCCAGCAGCTGCGCCGCGACCAGCCCGGCCACCCGCGCGG contains these protein-coding regions:
- a CDS encoding diaminopimelate decarboxylase — protein: MAVETHTATGAADAAARRDLAVRAAVEQGLVGGEEGAQPLVCLLDVAGIRSSAAALTSAFAAALAPGTPVLHAFAVKACPLVPVLRLLAECGLGCEAAGPGELELARAAGVEPQRTVLDSPAKTVAELRGALALGIAVNADSRQELERLDGLVAAAPTTSPIGIRINPQTGAGAIDALSTATATSKFGIALRDPGARAWIVRAFLERPWLTRLHIHSGSQGVPLSLIAEGVRELYALAEEINAAAGRRQVDTLDIGGGLPVNFASDAQAPAYAEYVAALREAVPALFRGRYGLVTEFGRSLLAKHGLVLSRVEYTKTTGGRPIALTHAGVQLATRTVYAPAAWPLRILPYDAKGTPKTGPPVAQDIAGPACFAGDLLATARELPELAPGDLIAVPDTGAYFFTAHYGYNSLPRPAVHGFTTTPSGTVRFAPARPAQSLPELASESGAAFRDALL